In Corynebacterium sp. P4-C1, the sequence TGCTTCCTCATCACTTCCGGTTACAGCACGGATCTGTGGGACATCGGCTACGGCGTCGTCACCGTGGACGAGCTCGTGTCCGTGCCCGCCGCGAAGATTCTCGTGCGGCACAAAGCGATGACGTCCGCCGAGCTTTTCGATGTCATCGCCCCCGCCGTCGACCCCGCCCGCGCGCACGTCACGTATTCGATGAACGACGGGTTGATCGAGGTCAGCGCACCCGGCATCAACAAGGCCGCGGGTGTGTCCGTCATCGCCGCCGGCATGGGCGTCGACCCGTCGGAGGTGGTCGCGTTCGGCGACATGCCCAACGACATCGAGATGCTCTCCTGGGCCGGTCTCGGCGTGGCCATGGCGGATTCCGCCCCGATCGTGCACGATGCCGCCGATCTGACCACCACCTCGAACGATGATTTCGGTGTCGCACGAGTCATCGAGCAATGGTTCTAGGCCGTAGGGTTTAATAACCCCCATGCCGTTCATCGCCGCAATCGACCAAGGCACCACCTCTACCCGTTGCTACATCACCACCGCGGACGGGGATGTCGTGGGCACCGCGCAGTTCGAGCACGAGCAGATCATGCCCCGCGAAGGCTGGGTCGAGCACGACCCGATGCAGATCTGGCGCAACACCCGTCGCGCGCTCTCTGAGGCGCTTGTCGACGCCGACTTGGAGCTCGAGGACGTCAGCGCCGTCGGTCTGACCAACCAGCGCGAAACGGCGGTGATCTGGGACAAGCGCACCGGCCGCCCGATTTACAACGCGATTTGCTGGCAGGACACCCGAACAGAGGACTTCGGGCCCGACGGGGCGCGGAAAGACCGCTACATGCGCAAGACCGGCTTGCTTGCCAATTCGTACCCGGCGGGTCCGAAGTGGGCATGGATTCTGGACAACGTCGAGGACGCCCGAGAGCGTGCGGAGAAGGGCGAGCTGCTCGCCGGCACCGTCGACACGTGGCTGATCTGGAAGCTGACCGGCGGTGCGCACGGCGGGAAAAAGGGCGGCATGCTCGACCTGTTCACTACCCGCAGTCGCGTCCAGCACGTCACGGATGTGACCAACGCGTCACGCACCTTGCTCATGGATTTAGAGACGCTCGACTGGGACGAGGACCTGTGCAAAGAGATCGGTGTTCCGCGCTCGATTCTGCCGGAGATCCGCCCCAGCTTCGGCTCCTTCGGTGCGATGCGCCGTAAGAAGGGGAACCGCGACGTTCCCATCACGGGCGTGCTGGGGGATCAGCAGTCCGCGCTCTTCGGCCAGGGCTGCCTGCGCGAGGGCGAGGCCAAGATGACCTACGGCACCGGGCTGTTCATGCTGCTGAATACCGGTGATGAGGCGCAGTTCTCCGATCACGGTCTGCTCACCACCGTCGCATACCAGCAGGCGGGGAAGCCGCCGGTCTACGCGTTGGAGGGGTCCGTGGCCGTCGGCGGGTCGCTGATCCAGTGGTTGCGCGACCAACTTGGCATCCTCAGTTCCGCAGCGGAATCGGAGACGCTCGCCGCCCAAGTCGACGACGCCGCGGGAGTGGTCATCGTGCCGGCCTTCTCCGGACTGTTCGCGCCGCGCTGGCGCCCCGACGCGCGCGGGGTGATCACCGGTATCACACGTTTCACCGACCGCCGCCACATCGCCCGCGCCGCCCTCGACGCCACCTGCCTGCAAACCGTCGAGGTAGTTCGCGCCATGGAGGCCGATTCCGGCATCACCGTGGACGCCTTGCGTGTTGACGGCGGCATGACCGGCAACGATCTGCTCATGCAGATGCAGGCCGATGTTCTCGGCGCGGATGTCGTCCGCCCAGACAACATGGAGACAACCGTCATGGGTGCGGCGAGCGCGGCCTGCGTCGGTGCCGGCCTGGCCGACGCGCCGCTGACCCTCGGCGGTGAAACCACCTGGGAAAGCAAAATGGCCGGCCCCGACCGGGACCGGCTCATTGCGCGGTGGGAGGAAGCGGTTGAGCGCTCCCTCAACCTCGCCTAGTTGCCGCTCTTTTACTTGTCGACGTTGACGTCCACGTTGCCCGTGTTCGCGGTGTAGAAGATTGAACCGCGCTGGAACTCGACTCGGACGTCGCCGTTATTCGCGGCGTCATCGCTCTTCACCGGGCGACCCAGCGGGCCTAGGTCCATGCCCTGCTTCAGCCAGGCATCCGCGATCTTCTCCGGCATGACGATTTCTTCGCCCTCGCCGGTGAGGATGGCGATGCCCTTCTCGAAGATGGCGTACTGGTCGCCGCCGACACCCTGCAGCACTCCGTCGAGCTGCCCCAGAGTCGGCTCGAGCTTGCCCCAGGTCTCCTTGGCTTCGTCGCTGCCCACCAGGTTGATAGCCTGGCCGATCAGCGGCCGCATGCTGCTCAGCGTCATGCCCGGCAGGACCTCCAGGTTCGCGATGTGCGCGACCTGGGAGGGGATCATGCCGTTCGAGGCGGCTGCCAGCAGCAGCGCACCAGCGACCGTGCCGGCAGCGGCGGCGATCGCGGCGGGGTCGCCGGAAAGCACCTTCTCGAAGGAGATCTGGCTCGACGTGTTGGCCAGGTTGTTGATCGTGGTTGTTGTGCCGTCGTTGTTTCCGACAGTGCCGGTTGTGCCAGTCCTGCCCGAGTCACCGGTTGTGCCAGTCGTGCCCGTCGTGTCAGCCGTATTCGTGTTGTCGTCCTGCTTCGGCGTGGACGGCTGCCACACAGAGGTGTTTCCACCGTTGATCTGGTCGTACTTGCTCTTCGCGTAGTTGCGGATGGTGTCCATCTGTGCGTAGAGGTTGTCGCCCGGGCAGTCGTTGTAGTGGAAGTCGCGGTGGGCGTTGATGTTCGGGAATTCCTTGCCCTGGCCTGCGCGGAACTTGGATCCGCTGAAGTTGAAGTTCGCCTCGAGGTAGGAGCTGCCCTTCGGGTCGAACTTGGCCACCGCGGCCTTCCAGCCGATGATTTCGCCCATGGCGCGGAGCGCCTCGTTCGACGGGCTGGCCGTGCTGTAGTCGCCCATCATGGACACACCGAAGGTGTGCTGGTTGAACGCACCCACGTGCGCGCCCTCCACGGCGCGGTCCAGACCGCCGGCGCGACCTTCGTAGATGTTCCCGTACTTGTCGACGAGCGCGTTGTAGCCGATGTCGCCCCAGCCGCGGGTGACGGCGTGGTACTGCCAGATACCGCGGACCACGCCCGGTGCCTGTGCGGCGGAGTAGTTGTTGGAGCCCGCAGTGTGGTGGACCGTCGCCGCCTTCACCGGCTCGGTGTAGGTCGGGTTGCTGCTGCTTCCGGCACCCCACGAGGAGCGGGACACGACGCGCGGCATGCCGTTGGTGTTGGACTGCGCCGGGGCGATCCCGCCGTCGGCCGTGCCTTCGCCGCCGTCGATGAACACAGCCTCCAGGTCGTTGGCGCTGGTGCCGGCTCCAGCGGGAGCCGGTGCTTCCTCGCTTGCTTCCCCGCCGAGCTCCTCGACGTCGGCCACCGGCGCGATATCGCCGAGGTTGGACGGGAGTGCGCGCGGCAGGTCACCGATCGATGCCGGGGCGGCAGAGTCGGGCACGTTCGGCACGTCGACGACATCGGAGCTGGGCAGGGACTCTTCCGGAACCTCCGGGATGGCGTCCTGGTCAGTCACGGTTTCAGCGGTGTCGAGGTTGGTCTCCCCGAGATCCACATTGGCGGTGGACACCTGGATCTTCTTCGTCGGCTCGACGTAGATCGGCTCGGTGCCCTGGATCTCCGAGCCTTCCGGACCGGGTTCTGGCTGCATGCGGTACCACTCCGACCACGTGCCGTCGGCACGCTGCGCGCGGACGTAGGCGGCGATGTCGCGCTCGCCGGTCCAGGTGAGGCCGAAGATGGAGAATTCCTCGTCGCGGGTGAATTCCTTCACCGTGCGGTTCTCGTCGCCCTCGCCTTGGGCGGCGATTGCGGCATCGTCGACGACCACGTTCTCGCCGTCGCCGAAGGAAGCGGTGGAACTGGTGACATTCACCTCGCCTCCGCTCACGTCCTGGGTCTTGAGGATCTCGTTGCCGCCGAACGCGCCTGCGGCGACGAGCGCGACGGAGGTGACGGCCGCGAGGACCGGAGTCTTCCTGGCAGAAGACGGATTCAGCCGACGTCGTTGTTTCACGGTGATCGCTCCTGATTTGATAGTGACAGCTGTGACTAATCTAGATCCTAAGCTACGTATGTGACAACTGTGGTTAATGTGATTTCGGCGTGTCGCGGGCCCGGTGCGCAGGGGATTCACCGCTAGCCTTTAAGGCATGACTTATGACCTCATCGTCGTCGGATCCGGTTTCTTCGGCCTCACCATCGCAGAGCAAGCAGCAAGTGAACTGGGCAAGCGTGTGCTTGTCGTTGAGAAGCGTGCCCACATCGGCGGCAACGCATATTCCGAACCGGAACCCGAAACAGGCATTGAGGTGCATAAATACGGCGCCCATCTGTTCCACACCTCCAACGACCGCGTGTGGGAGTACGTCAACCGCTTCACTGGTTTCACCGACTACCAGCACCGCGTCTTCGCCATGCACAACGGCACGGCGTACCAATTCCCGATGGGGCTCGGCCTGATCAACCAGTTCTTCGGCCGCTACTACAGCCCCGACGAAGCCAAGGCGCTCATCGAAGAACAGCGCGAAGGCAAGGACCCGGCTGAGGCCACGAACCTGGAGGAGCGCGGCATCGCCTTGATCGGCAAGCCGCTTTACGAGGCATTTGTCAAGCACTACACCGCCAAGCAGTGGCAGACCGACCCGACCGACCTGCCACCGGAGATCATCTCCCGCCTGCCAGTGCGCTACACCTTCAACAACCGATACTTCAACGATAAATACGAGGGCCTGCCCGTCGACGGCTACGCAGCCTGGCTGGAGAAGATGGCCTCGTCCGAGCTCATCGATGTCAAGCTCGACACCGACTGGTTCGACGTCCGCGACGAGCTGCGCGCCGCGAGCCCCGACGCGCCAGTCGTCTACACCGGCCCGCTCGACCGCTACTTCGACTACTCCGAGGGCCGCCTCGGCTGGCGCACCCTCGACTTCGAGCAGGAGGTCCTCGACACCGGCGACTTCCAAGGCACCCCGGTGATGAACTACAACGACGCGGACGTCCCCTACACCCGCATCCACGAGTTCCGCCACTTCCACCCGGAGCGCGATTACGGCGACGACAAGACCGTCATCGTCAAGGAGTACTCCCGCTTCGCCGAGGATGACGACGAGGTCTACTACCCGATCAACACCCCCGAGGACCGCTCGAAGCTCGAGGCTTATCGACGTCTCGCCGCCGCCGAATCCCGCGACAACAAGGTGCTCTTCGGCGGCCGTCTGGGCACCTACCAGTACCTGGACATGCACATGGCCATCGGCGCCGCCCTGTCCGTTTTCGACAACCACGTGCGCACCTACTTCGAGGACGGCAAGCCCATCGACCAGCCGCGCGGGCACTAGGGGCTAAACCTGCGGGGGGACTTGGTCACGCCCGCTCCGCTACCATGACTGCGTGACAATCTTCCTTGTCGTTATCGGCCTCCTCCTTGCCACCACTCTTGTCGCCGCGATCGGCGAACGGACGGGCTTGCCGTGGTCTGCACTGCTCACCATCGTGGTCGCCCCGGTGCTGTTCATCCCAGGCATCGAGACGGTGAGCTTGGACACTGAGCTGATCCTGCCGGTGTTCCTGCCGCCCTTGTTGTGGTCTTTGGCCCGCCGCACGAGTTGGGCCATGATCCGTGCTCAAGTACACGTCGTGCTTGTGATGTCGGTGGTGCTGGTCTTTCTCACTGTCGCGGCATTGACGGCGACGGCGATGTGGCTCATGCCCGGTATTGGTCTTGCAGGGGCGATGGTTCTAGCGGCGGCGATTGCCCCGCCCGACCCAGTGGCTGTTGACGCGGTGGCGGGGCCTGCGGGCATTCCCAAACGCATCACCGGCACTTTGCAGACAGAAGGCCTGTTCAATGACGCGGCCTCCATCGTCGCATTCAACGTGGCGCTCGGCGCCCTAGTCGCTGGGGGCGAGGTCGATTTCGGCGAAGGGTTCCTTAAATTCCTCTACTCTGCTGCCGCCGCCGTGATTATCGGGCTATTGGCAGGCCGTTTGGCGGCAATGTTTGTCAACACCGTTCCCGATTCAGTCATTCGGACTGCTTTCACGTGGGTGCTTCCCTTCGCAATCTTCGTCGCCGCCGAGGAAATTCATGCATCGGGTGTTATCGCAATCGTGATCGCCGCGGTTGAAATGTCATCACGTGCATCGTTCACCGCCGAGGACCGCCTCTCCGGTCAGTCGTTCTGGGAGACGGTGGAATTGCTGTTCACCGGTGTCGCTTTCGGACTCATCGGGATGAGTGTGCGCGACGCGATTGACACTGCCGGGACCAAAGTCATGGAAGCTATCCTCATCGGACTCGCGCTCTCCGCCGTCGCGTTCGTTGTGCGTTTCGCCTGCATGTGGGTGCTCTACCAGTTCAAGAAACGGATGAAACGGACTGACGTTGCCCCGCTGCGGTTGCAGGAAGTGCTGCTTATGACCTGGGCGGGCATGCGCGGCTTGGTCACCTTGGCGCTCGTTCTATCGATTCCCGCCGGAACAACCCTGTACCACCACGAATTCTCCGTCATTGCGCTCAGCGTGCTCACCTTCACAATGGTCATCCCCGGTCTACTTCTGCCCTGGCTGGTGGGCAAACTCGACCTAGACTCCGGACCGGACGCGCAAGGCGACCGGGTCAACGCCGAACTCAATCGGCGGGTGTACGTGGCCGCCCGAAAAGCTGTGCAGCAACATGGCTCCGAGTACGCGCCCGAAGCCTACGACATGGTCCAAGAGTGGCTGAATCTAATGGCGGAGAAGCGGCATGTGGATCCGGAGGGGTCGAAGGAGCGTCGAAAAGCGTTTGCTCAAGCTCGGCAGGCTGCCGCTGATATGCAACGCGTTGCGCTTGAGGCGGCAACCGCGGAGATGCAGCAAGCCCGCCGGGAGCGGCGCTACAACCCCGCGGACGTGGATGCCGTGCTCGACGAGATCGACCGGATGGTCATCGCGAGTGAGCGGGACGCTTTCGCGTCTCCGGGGCAGATGATCGCCCGGCGAGACCCCATGCAGTGATGATGAACGGCAGGGCCATGAACATGAAGCCCGGCATGTGCTTGACCATTTCGTCGATCGTAGCGTTGCCGGTAGCGGGCCATGTCGGGTTTGCCACAGTGAAGAGCAGTGCCAGGACGGTGAGCGGCCAATGCATGGGGGAGTGTGGGCGGCGCACAGTGAGAACGAAGGGGATGAACCAGATCGCGTAGTAGTTCTGCATCAGCCCGCTGACCATGAAGCCGCCGGCGAAGCACACGGCGATCGCCGTGAAGCTGAACAT encodes:
- the glpK gene encoding glycerol kinase GlpK, encoding MPFIAAIDQGTTSTRCYITTADGDVVGTAQFEHEQIMPREGWVEHDPMQIWRNTRRALSEALVDADLELEDVSAVGLTNQRETAVIWDKRTGRPIYNAICWQDTRTEDFGPDGARKDRYMRKTGLLANSYPAGPKWAWILDNVEDARERAEKGELLAGTVDTWLIWKLTGGAHGGKKGGMLDLFTTRSRVQHVTDVTNASRTLLMDLETLDWDEDLCKEIGVPRSILPEIRPSFGSFGAMRRKKGNRDVPITGVLGDQQSALFGQGCLREGEAKMTYGTGLFMLLNTGDEAQFSDHGLLTTVAYQQAGKPPVYALEGSVAVGGSLIQWLRDQLGILSSAAESETLAAQVDDAAGVVIVPAFSGLFAPRWRPDARGVITGITRFTDRRHIARAALDATCLQTVEVVRAMEADSGITVDALRVDGGMTGNDLLMQMQADVLGADVVRPDNMETTVMGAASAACVGAGLADAPLTLGGETTWESKMAGPDRDRLIARWEEAVERSLNLA
- a CDS encoding sodium:proton antiporter, coding for MTIFLVVIGLLLATTLVAAIGERTGLPWSALLTIVVAPVLFIPGIETVSLDTELILPVFLPPLLWSLARRTSWAMIRAQVHVVLVMSVVLVFLTVAALTATAMWLMPGIGLAGAMVLAAAIAPPDPVAVDAVAGPAGIPKRITGTLQTEGLFNDAASIVAFNVALGALVAGGEVDFGEGFLKFLYSAAAAVIIGLLAGRLAAMFVNTVPDSVIRTAFTWVLPFAIFVAAEEIHASGVIAIVIAAVEMSSRASFTAEDRLSGQSFWETVELLFTGVAFGLIGMSVRDAIDTAGTKVMEAILIGLALSAVAFVVRFACMWVLYQFKKRMKRTDVAPLRLQEVLLMTWAGMRGLVTLALVLSIPAGTTLYHHEFSVIALSVLTFTMVIPGLLLPWLVGKLDLDSGPDAQGDRVNAELNRRVYVAARKAVQQHGSEYAPEAYDMVQEWLNLMAEKRHVDPEGSKERRKAFAQARQAAADMQRVALEAATAEMQQARRERRYNPADVDAVLDEIDRMVIASERDAFASPGQMIARRDPMQ
- the glf gene encoding UDP-galactopyranose mutase, with amino-acid sequence MTYDLIVVGSGFFGLTIAEQAASELGKRVLVVEKRAHIGGNAYSEPEPETGIEVHKYGAHLFHTSNDRVWEYVNRFTGFTDYQHRVFAMHNGTAYQFPMGLGLINQFFGRYYSPDEAKALIEEQREGKDPAEATNLEERGIALIGKPLYEAFVKHYTAKQWQTDPTDLPPEIISRLPVRYTFNNRYFNDKYEGLPVDGYAAWLEKMASSELIDVKLDTDWFDVRDELRAASPDAPVVYTGPLDRYFDYSEGRLGWRTLDFEQEVLDTGDFQGTPVMNYNDADVPYTRIHEFRHFHPERDYGDDKTVIVKEYSRFAEDDDEVYYPINTPEDRSKLEAYRRLAAAESRDNKVLFGGRLGTYQYLDMHMAIGAALSVFDNHVRTYFEDGKPIDQPRGH
- a CDS encoding HAD family hydrolase translates to MAPKLIVSDIDGTLLDSNGRVSPRLRDTLARAVRGGTKVALATGRPHRWLAPVLDQLPFTPMCVCANGAVVYDPSHDEVLHRHELDPETLAEIAGTATDALEGRGEFGFGVERVGDSAFDPEDECFLITSGYSTDLWDIGYGVVTVDELVSVPAAKILVRHKAMTSAELFDVIAPAVDPARAHVTYSMNDGLIEVSAPGINKAAGVSVIAAGMGVDPSEVVAFGDMPNDIEMLSWAGLGVAMADSAPIVHDAADLTTTSNDDFGVARVIEQWF
- a CDS encoding N-acetylmuramoyl-L-alanine amidase — translated: MKQRRRLNPSSARKTPVLAAVTSVALVAAGAFGGNEILKTQDVSGGEVNVTSSTASFGDGENVVVDDAAIAAQGEGDENRTVKEFTRDEEFSIFGLTWTGERDIAAYVRAQRADGTWSEWYRMQPEPGPEGSEIQGTEPIYVEPTKKIQVSTANVDLGETNLDTAETVTDQDAIPEVPEESLPSSDVVDVPNVPDSAAPASIGDLPRALPSNLGDIAPVADVEELGGEASEEAPAPAGAGTSANDLEAVFIDGGEGTADGGIAPAQSNTNGMPRVVSRSSWGAGSSSNPTYTEPVKAATVHHTAGSNNYSAAQAPGVVRGIWQYHAVTRGWGDIGYNALVDKYGNIYEGRAGGLDRAVEGAHVGAFNQHTFGVSMMGDYSTASPSNEALRAMGEIIGWKAAVAKFDPKGSSYLEANFNFSGSKFRAGQGKEFPNINAHRDFHYNDCPGDNLYAQMDTIRNYAKSKYDQINGGNTSVWQPSTPKQDDNTNTADTTGTTGTTGDSGRTGTTGTVGNNDGTTTTINNLANTSSQISFEKVLSGDPAAIAAAAGTVAGALLLAAASNGMIPSQVAHIANLEVLPGMTLSSMRPLIGQAINLVGSDEAKETWGKLEPTLGQLDGVLQGVGGDQYAIFEKGIAILTGEGEEIVMPEKIADAWLKQGMDLGPLGRPVKSDDAANNGDVRVEFQRGSIFYTANTGNVDVNVDK